In the genome of Synchiropus splendidus isolate RoL2022-P1 chromosome 2, RoL_Sspl_1.0, whole genome shotgun sequence, the window GGCCGTCTTGATAAATCACTGATTTATTGAGTGCAAGCCAACAGGGTTTCTCGTGTTTAGACCGCATTTGTCCCAAATATTTCTCGATTTTGTGCTTTATTCCAGCAATAAAACACGCAGGAGGAACCGCCGTCAACTGTTGACTAGCATCGTGTTAGGTGAGTTTTACGTCAGCGCTCTAAAACTTGACAGAATCTTTCAGAAACACGTTTTAAATCATCTGAAAACTTCCCTTGGTTCACGTTTACAGGGTGGAGGCGATTGGACTCAGGTGGCGATGACGTCAGGGATGTCACGTACAGGGCGATGTCAGCATGCTAAAGGCTAGTTTTACTAGCATACGAGCCGATGACTCGCAGGTAATTTATACCTCTACTATTGTCAAGGCACCGGAACCGACTGTTCAACACTTATGTCCACTGGTCCccggttgtgtgtgtgtgtgtgtgtgtgtgcgtgcgtgcgtgtgggtGTTGGCTTATTCCCTTTCAGCGTCTAACATGTTTCATTGTCGCCGTTTTAATATGTGGCAACAATTTCAGATTAGAAGCAGTTCGACCTCAGTTCAACTTACTTAAGTTCCATGGCTCGATTTAGACTGAAGACTGTAGTCATTCAGGAGTTTAAACATACGTATGTTTGCGTAATTGAGCATTCATTTAGCGCAATCCTGAACCACACCACTAGAGACTGCTGTGAGAAGTCAGACGTCAGTTGACTCCAGTGTTGGTCAATCTCCTGAATATGACTTCAGTTGTGAAATCTTGGACGATCGGTTAGAATTACATCAGAGCGAAATTAGGTCAGGAGTGAGATGAGTTACCAGTCACCTGAAACACATTTCTTCACGCAGAAATGAGTAGAAAGTAGTCAAGTCAAGCTCCCACGCGACCTGCCCTCAGTCTGTCACCAGAAGACTTTGTTTCCGACATCCTCACCTCGCTGTTGAGCTTCAAATAGGCTTGTGGTCTTGTGTAAAAGGGAAGTGGGCGAAAGCTAAATGTCACAATGGCCGCTTCCTCTTTTAGCTACAATGGTTTAAATACTTTTCAAGTGTGCTTTATGAACAGCTGAAGAATTCAGGGGTCTCCGGTGAAGCCCATTGTAATTCATTGTTCAAgcaatgtgttgtttttccagtcaGTGATAATCACTACAAGTGGATTTGAAAAAGCATCCAAGAGCTCAAGGGTGAATTTAAAAGGTCCTGACATTTGAGTTGGGGCTTCTCCGTGAATGAGAGGTTTTCACGTGTGTGTGATGGCCCCTGGCTTGTGTGTGATAGTTCCTCATGCGTATCAGAGACTTATATATGTGAGTGAGTGGTCTTTAAGTGTGAAAACCTCTGCATGCATTTGAGGCCCGAATACAAGATATTGTGTCCTTGAATATGTGTGGCGTCACAGTATGGTTtcttccgtgtgtgtgtgtgagaggtttTCACGTGTGTATGTTGGGGCTGTCTCATATTTGCCAGAGGTTTTCACACCTTGTTTGTGAGTGGTTTAGTAAGTGTGTTGATGGATTTAAATGTGGCGGCAAAAGGTTTTTGACTTATCAGTTTGGTCCAGAGCTGTGTGCGCGTGAGGGTTCTCGCATCGGTGTGAGAGGTGCTCTCTCCCTCCAAACTCATATGTGCATCAGCTATTTGGGGTTTATacccagggttctccccagcacttTAGCAGCATAGGGGGTCCATACATTGGGATTTTCCCTGCGTCGGGGTGAAATCCCCGCGTTTTCAGCCGTTTTCACATGAAACGCTACCACCGCCTGTCAAGtaggactccgccttttaaggtagaccatGAAGGAAGACCATGAAAAAATGTACAAGGTGCTCCgtcgtccgtccatccatccgttccCCTCAAACGCCAACACTCGAAATATGAGCAATGTTTCCCTCAGTGCATGAGATGTTCTCATGTATGGCTTCATTCCATGTAGGGAATCCCCTCCTCTCAGTCAAGCTTGATGCCAAGTTCcttttgatgttctgaaggaaaaaaatggcagGACATCCTCGACAGGAAGCCTCCAAAAATAACAAGCACCAACAACAAGCCTACATTAAGTAAAGGGTCTCCACGGCACTCCTCAGCGAGGTGTTTACAGTCTAACTTCCCTGGCTTTTTGGGAATTCCCTCCTTGGGAGCGGGAAATTCCCATTCTTTTAGGATCCACTCGGGATTAAAGGCAGAATTCATCCCACATTTGATGTCTCGGGTGTTAAAGTGACACTCAGACGTGACATTAAATGAAACCTTTCTGGGGGgttatttaaaatgaagaagTTCCCAGACGCTCAAACAGGGACTTGTGACCATTTTGTTCCACTCTTGTGTCGGTGGGCTCATTTATGCATGTGTGAGGAAATAGAGTCACCTGCGAGTCCTCAAGAAGGTGGCTGCGTGGGTATGTGATGTCTAGGGGGAGCCCCTCGTGGGTTCAAGGGTTTACATTGTTTCTTGAAGCGCTTCTGTCCTGCATTTACAACTGACTTGACGACTACGCAGTGGTCAGCCACAAATGTTCCCCAGTACGGATAAAATATGACTCTTAGATGCAATGTCAGATTTTTAAATGCCATTTTTTAGACTAGAAACTGAAATGACATTAATGTTCAATGAGACACTGTTTCAGTCTTTGCTTTATTGTATTGAATCTGCTGCACAGTTGGCATGACCTTGACAAATTGCAACTTTGCGTTCCGTTGACTGGTAAAACGAGAGTTTACAGAGtttactactacttctactgaATGGAGCGAGAGATGACATTGTCTCGAGATGAGGTTACTTCAATCAGTGCAAGTTATTTGGCTCACACTAAACTGGCTGTGTCGAGTGTCTTTCATCATCAAGTCATTGGTGCACATGAATGTCTTTCAGTTAACAAGCGAGTTATAGACTTGCAAGGTGCAACGTCAATGTAAGTCAGTAGTGTTAGTGTGATAGCAACGTTTTTTCACTGTGCTTAATATGTAAGGTGTCAATTAACGGCAAACAGATGTTGATCTTATTGAACATTTTATCGTTATGAATCCCAATATGTTtgacagcaggggtcaccaacatgcaCCAGGTAGCCCAACCAAGAGAGTATCCCacgatatagatatatatatatatatatatatatatatatatatatatatatatatatatatatatatatacacacatatacaatgttttattacaatataatatatagtatatatagttatatagtatatatagttataatacagtatataatatactatattataatataataaaaaattaaCTTCGTAGGTGTTAAATAGGCGAGGAATGTAATATTattaacaatataataatattagtaTGCATACTTTTATGTGGTAACCATCTTATTacgtttgattttgtgattcctttttCCTTACACCATAGGTGATTGTTGTGAATGCTCAGAAATGAGACAAGTGTTTGAGAGAAATATCATATATCAtccttgatatatatatatatatcatgaattcagaagtgtgtactgtaACCGATGGCAGCCCTTCGGCTCTGACTGGAGTAGCTCatggttgctaaaaggttggtgacccctgttcttCGGAGTGAAAGCTTGACCGCCAGAGCACCGTCTTCCTTGTTTAAGTTCCCCTCTCTGTTGCATGAGTGCATGCCTCGCCCTCTGGCGAGCTTTGACAAGGCCCAGTTATGTTCCCTATAAAAGCCTTTGTGCCGGCTGATCTCATTGTAATGGCTTCTGAGTTGCTGGCCTGTTCTTGAGGGCCCCCAAAGTTGGCTACATTACATTCATCCCACCGGCCACTGCCACGGTTGGAAAGCTTGGTAGTGCGTGCAAGCCTTGTATCGACTTCTCATTGGCCGATGACAGAGATTTACTGCCTGCCTGCCTCTTGCTTGGTGGCAGGGCGTAACAATTGCGAAACCTGTACATACTCACAGAACTTTAGTTGTGTCCAATTCATCCTCAATAGTCAACACACACCCATTGTCTGGAGACACCTGACCAAATCTTGAGATTTGTGGAATATTTGCAGGACAAACATGTCCTCGACAAAGGAGGCTACGGGCCGAAGAATGTCTGATCAAAGTCCACAGTCTTGATAAGCCTGTGCCACGTCATGAAGTTGCAAAACCAAACATCAAGTTTTCATTTTCGCTCGGACGGGACATAAATTAAGAAGAGACACCGAGCTTGTCGCAACACTGACGAGTAATTCACTGGCACCTCTCCTCTGACCTACTTCCTCTTCAGCAGCCGGGGATGTCCAACTTCCCCGTCGTAGTTTAGCTAACTCATGACCATTGAGTCAGTAAAAAGTACAGTTTGTGCCAGAGCGGTATTTCAGGCCGACTTTTTTTTGGTCACAAGTTCCATTCCGAACACAAACCGCTGATGGAGTTATAGAAGCTCAAGCTCGAGGCTCCTCAGTGTTGTTTTCGCCCCCGAACAGCTGGGAATCTGTCACAGGACGGCATGTTAATCAGCCAACGCAGGGACGGGGCTTTCCACCAACACACATGCTCACTTAAGGCATACACTCAAATGAAATCGCGTCAACAGTTCGGCTTTTATCTGTGGTTTTCGCTCCAGGCTGCGCTGGTGCTGAGTTAAAACAAGTGTGCGCCCGTTTGTGTGTAACAGACAAGTGTATTCTTCTTACTACCTGCATTTTTTACTGACATTTACTGACTTTTTCTGGCTATTGACCTTTTCTTTTgcgccatgcttttattttctgacgTCTCTTCTCACATGTTGGTCTGTGGTGTCTGGGAAGAGTGTTGCCAAAGCACAGGTCAGTGATTTGACGAATGAGGTTAGTGTCTTGGAAGAGGAAGAcggtgaaggaaggaaggaaggaaactgCATGGAAAACGTTGAGGTTTATTGTCAGGAAAAAGGATGGCAAGGAACTTCATGGTACGATGATGTCCCATGCATCAGGAAAAAGTTGGAAGCAAAGAAACTggttgagagatgaggagagcagATGGGAGTACTTGGAGTACAGCAATGTTCAGGCAGTTGGTTTTAGTGTGTTGGATAAGCTATATGAGATCAAAGGAAGAGAGTTTGAGAGAAACATGGTAGTGAGTGCTGtgttggtgaagcttcatgaaacagtgtcctcatggtcagagctcactagatggcactctctgctctaaagtcttAGGTTTCaactttttcaatgaaaccacacagcCTTTTTAAATGTCAAGCGTCGCCGCCTGTGCTGAGATTgatgacacagtttcatgaagcttcatcagcccattacTGCTGGAGGAGCTTTCTTGGAGCAGCATCTTACAAGCGCAACCAATACTTTTATATTGTTTTAGGCTGAATTAGACCCAAGGAAACTGCAGTCGAAAAATCTCCTGAATTTGGGCAGTGTAGTTGGGGAATAAGAACAATGAGATAAGAACACATGTTCAgttaacaatattttattacaaaaataaacacttcaaaTCAGTATCATTTCTTTAGTAGAACTGTCAGTGAGTCTTCCACTTAAAAAAAGTCCTCGTCATTTAggagaagaaaaatatatttagcattttcaaaataaatatgtgattatttatatattatacataagCCATAATACACGTTAAAATAAAGCACCACAATAAGAACTTAATGAAGCATATTTCATTCACTTGTTAGGTGTTGTCTCTTGGGTAAGTTTGTgttgatgtcatttttattttgcttagaaaaatatatttttaatttatcacAATCAATAcgaattcaaaatatttttgcttctCAAATATGTTGGGACACACCCCCCAATCcggaaacaaataaatacgtatctttttttatttttcgcaAGCCAATGCATCATGCTTCACACAAGAACTAGTTTTTAAAAAGCTTATGCATAAAAGACATCTCACTCGTGTCTGAATGTTAAGAAAGTGCAAAagattttcagtttcatgttgagGTATATATTTATCGTCACCTGAACAGAACGCGTTGTTTTTCTGATGTCCTCGTTGTAGCTTTTACTCCAGAACAAATTCATAAGAAGGCTGCTTAGTTACCCTTGAAAATACAGAAATGGAACCTTAAAATCTTTAGTGTAGTGCTGATGGCCGCCGGTCCAGTTGGCTGTTATAGTTTGGCGCACTCCTCACAGTGGTTGAGATACTCTGCAGCGTCCGTATCACTGAATATGGCCAGGCAGCGTGGACATTGAAGCTCGGACAAACCGACATCGACACTTCGCGCCAAGTTCTGCGACGCAGCCgcaggcagctgctgctgcatctcacATTTTGTCTTGAGCATGCGCTCCGCCGACTCCCGGTGTCGCCTGGACGATATCCTGTGTCCAATGTGCACGCGACAGACAGGAGCCGCCTCGCGGTTTTCAGAAGCAGCTGCCTGCTGCACACGCACGTTGTTAGTAAATGAGTCAAAAAACAGGAAGCGGTGTCATGGATCCTCACCTGCTTGTGGACGTGCTGCTTTAGCTggtgtattttttctttcagctccTGGATCTGACTCTGAGCTCGCTCCCTGTCGGCACGCTCTGACTTAAAATCTTCGGTGTAGATCAGAACCTGTAGACACAAAACACGGACACGACTATTAATGTGATTCAAAAAAACGAACTggatatttcctttttttaaatgtatgtgtgttttGCTACTGTAGTCTGCCACTGTGTAGTGTGTTTGCTaactttgtttgtttctgaggTGGTTGTGTGAGAATATGTGTTTTGAAGTGTGATTTTGACAAGTGTAGTGATTTTGGCGTGTTGTGTATAAATGTGTAATATATAGGGCTGGGATTcgcttaaaataaaaataattaattagagaatttgtgattaattaatctcaattaatcgcagtttaatggtatcagaatatttgtcacaagaagccacacttttcaatttgaatgaatgtggcatattactgaatcaaatgatggagccatacatacatttaaacagcaaaatattgtttgttttgcatcagtttgacaatagcccaataaaccacgatggtggctatattcaagtttttatatcaccttatttaaactaaagctcttttaatgtcttgaaaatatttgtataagaaattcaatgttataagaatgtcaagtccattcagagtagtgcaaaccctggccattgtgtagtgaaaaacatctctgaacaaaaacagatgcttttgtttgcttttgttcagggattcctccatgtttgttgttgttgttctcatcctagctgccacgtgtcttgtgcatcagtgggatcagtggccCAGGAAcccctgcacttacaaaggttccctgttgtctggagggcAAACtgtcaaattaaattaattaatcgtaaataaattgtgaaagtcccaccactaatgtgttaataatgtgtgtgttttggttccCCATTCTAATGTTACATGTCTGTTAGTGTACAAATGTAGGAAAGCCggtccacctgctgctccagcgTCTGGATGCGCTCTCTGTCCTGCCGCCTGTCGTCTTCCATTTCTCTCTCCAGTCGCTCGCACTCCaccaccttctcctccagcaAGCCGTTGAGTCGGGAGATTTCATGGCGAAGCAGCCCGGCGCTGACTCCCCCCAGCCCGGGCACCATTCCCTGGCTGGCTGTTTCCCTCAGCCTCTGACACAGACCTTGGATGTAGTCCTCCCTGCTGGAGTCGTACTTCTGCCACTGAGTGTTCAGACCTTGAACCTGAAACAGCGGTAGATAGGAAAATATTATTTACCGTCACACTTACAGTAGAAGTTCTTCACCCCAACAAAAgagataaacatttaaaaattctATTTTCTAGTTCAGATAAAAACTGAAACGAAAGTGCGTCAGCAGCAAGAGAATTGATTTTTCTAATTTCCTGGTCGTCATTTTCCACGCCAGAGTCGGTAACAGGTATGAGTAAACTCACGTAGGCGACCCGCTGCTTCAACtgtctgttctcctcctccagctgcgaGATCTGAAGGTTGACGTCACTCCTCTCCGATGACTCTGTGAACTACAAACAAAACTTGATACCTTGCAACATGAGCACATGCCGGCTCATACCCCTCGGGGGAGTGTCGTACCGCTTTTCCCTGCtgctccactcctcctcctcctgctgccgtcttctccttctccagcctGGCCAGCAGCTCCTGGCACACCTTCACCGTGGCGGCCAGCTGACCCCGGAGCTGGTCGGCTTCCTCAGCCAGAGACGAGTACAGGACCGCTTGGGTGGCGTCCCGCCgctccctctcctccagggCCGAGCGAAGCTGTTGGATCTCCCGGTCTTTCTCGTGGTCCGGCTGATGCTGGATTCTCTCCAGCTCCGCATCTTTGGCTCTTAGCTGAGAATTCAACCTCTGGATCTCCTGTGGGAGAAGATCCAATCACATCACTTAGGGACATTAAATGAGATGTGACTTTAAAAACCCCTGATGAAGAAGAGCATATCCAGAGGTTTCTTAGTCAGCGGttcataacataaaaatatggtTTCGAGAAACCATATTTTCTCAAGTGACCAAcacttgaggaagaagagcatcCCCAGAGGTTTCTTATTCAGCggttcaaaacacaaaaatatggtTTCGAGGAAGGATACTTGAAGAAACACAATTGTCCAAGAGTCTATGAATAGCATTCTTTGAGCCTGAAATATGAAgccaaactgaataaaatatcaGATTATATACCAGATTATCAGACAGCACCTTATCACACAGTGACGGCCGATTTTCTCCTCGAAGCACAAACATGCACCAAATTTCCTCCCATCTGTTTCAAGCCTTATCTTATCAGACATTCCCAGGTTGACTCTAGTTTTTGGTGCACTTTCCACCGGTATCAGTTTATTTAAAGCTCTCGTGGCCTCATTTGACGATCTGGATTTGGCCCCCTGCCCTTCACTTTGACACCTGCCTTGGAGGAAATTATGAGGTTGCTGAGTTACTTGTTCACTGAAGATAGTTTTAACCACGACAGAAGGAATTGTGAATTCATCGCGAGGAAAGCTCAGTTAGTGATGGTCAGCAGAGGATGTGTCCACCAGGAGGATCATTTAGCAGGTGGCTCGCGCTTCAAATGAGACTAACAAGAACGGGACGTTGGCCAGTTGAATGAGAAATTTGTTGCTCGCAGAAATCTTTTTAGCCTAAATACCTGAATCAATAGACGGCCGGAGCTAAACATCGCACCATAGAAACGCAgtcttctgtctcttcttctGGGCTTCGAGCGAG includes:
- the tnip2 gene encoding TNFAIP3-interacting protein 2 isoform X2, which encodes METVSSNADKSRSYSTLNTLYHETRQEMELLNKQMVLKDNIISELKTRLTRFERTRVMVGDNESVVVGPSKSLLESLCKEICKLKQKNNDAELKASKLAAEIQRLNSQLRAKDAELERIQHQPDHEKDREIQQLRSALEERERRDATQAVLYSSLAEEADQLRGQLAATVKVCQELLARLEKEKTAAGGGGVEQQGKAFTESSERSDVNLQISQLEEENRQLKQRVAYVQGLNTQWQKYDSSREDYIQGLCQRLRETASQGMVPGLGGVSAGLLRHEISRLNGLLEEKVVECERLEREMEDDRRQDRERIQTLEQQVLIYTEDFKSERADRERAQSQIQELKEKIHQLKQHVHKQAAASENREAAPVCRVHIGHRISSRRHRESAERMLKTKCEMQQQLPAAASQNLARSVDVGLSELQCPRCLAIFSDTDAAEYLNHCEECAKL
- the tnip2 gene encoding TNFAIP3-interacting protein 2 isoform X1 — encoded protein: METVSSNADKSRSYSTLNTLYHETRQEMELLNKQMVLKDNIISELKTRLTRFERTRVMVGDNESVVVGPSKSLLESLCKEICKLKQKNNDAELKASKLAAEIQRLNSQLRAKDAELERIQHQPDHEKDREIQQLRSALEERERRDATQAVLYSSLAEEADQLRGQLAATVKVCQELLARLEKEKTAAGGGGVEQQGKAFTESSERSDVNLQISQLEEENRQLKQRVAYVQGLNTQWQKYDSSREDYIQGLCQRLRETASQGMVPGLGGVSAGLLRHEISRLNGLLEEKVVECERLEREMEDDRRQDRERIQTLEQQVLIYTEDFKSERADRERAQSQIQELKEKIHQLKQHVHKQQAAASENREAAPVCRVHIGHRISSRRHRESAERMLKTKCEMQQQLPAAASQNLARSVDVGLSELQCPRCLAIFSDTDAAEYLNHCEECAKL